CCAGTATCCCCATTGTTTGGTTAATTTGAATACGAGATATCGAAATATTTGTATAGAGGGTGGTTGTGACAACTACCCTCTTTGCTGTCATTTTTCTAAACTACCGTTTCAGGAGGACAAATTATGGCAAATATTTTTGAATTGTTTGATAAAATAAAAACGGGAGGGTCTCATTCCTCCGGTGCGGTGGAATACCTAATTGTAGGATTGGGAAACCCGGGAGAACGTTATGCCCATACAAGGCATAACGTAGGATTTATGGCGGTTGATACGATCGCCAAGCAGTTTGGAGTGGAAATCAAACGCTCCAAATTTAAGGGACTTACTACTACTTGTACGATTTCTGGAAAACAGTGCCTGCTGTTAAAGCCTACTACTTTTATGAATTTGAGTGGGGAGTCGGTGGAAGCGGCTGCCAGCTATTACAATATCCCTATGGAACATGTACTGGTATTATTTGATGATATTTCGCTGGAACCCTCCCGTTTACGTATCCGTAGGAAAGGAAGCCATGGTGGACACAATGGAATCCGCAATATTATTGATATGACCGGGGAAGAAGATTTTCCTAGAATCAAAATTGGAGTGGGGAAAAAGCCAAATCCCAACTATGACTTGGCGGATTGGGTATTAAGCAGTTTTACTTCCAAAGAGATGGAAGGAATTTCTGAGGCAATTCAGAAAGCGGTAAAAGCAACCGAACTAATTATAGCTGGGGAAATTGATAAAGCGATGAATTTATACAATAGTTGAGAATAGAATAAAAGCAAGAGAAATTTCTGGTGGAAATAAAGCAGAAAGCGGGAATCGATATGGGTGTTTTTCAAAATTTGATTCAAACAGTACCACAATTTAACCAGATACAACAACATATTGCGCAAAAATCACTACCTGTTTTGGTGGTAGGGCTTTCTTCTGTGCATAAAGCAAATTTGATCCAAGTCATTGCACAACAGGAATCCCCGGTATTGGTATTAACCGATGATGACCAATCTGCACGCAGGCTCAGTGAGGATTTCAACCAGATGTATGGCCAGGAAAGTTCTGCTGTATATCCTTATCGGGATTTTATTTTGCGTCCTATTGAAACGGTGTCACGGGAATACGAATACCTCCGTTTAAATGTATTGTCTCGTTTAGCAAAAGGAGAATTAAAGGCAGTATTTGCAGGTATCAATGCCGCTATACAGTATACCATTCCAAAAGATAGGCTACTGCAAGCGACAGTATCCTTCTATCCAGGGGACCAAGTTTCCTTGGATGCTGTTGTACACAAGCTGGTTGCAGCTGGATACACCAGGCGTCCTCAGGTAGATGGTACTGCCCAATTTTCTGTCCGTGGCGGTATTGTAGATTTTTTCCCTACTGGCAGTTTAGAGCCTGTCCGCATTGAGTTCTGGGGAGATGAAATTGACACGATCAGTAATTTTGACCTGGACAGCCAAAGAAGGACAGA
This is a stretch of genomic DNA from Clostridium facile. It encodes these proteins:
- the pth gene encoding aminoacyl-tRNA hydrolase, which produces MANIFELFDKIKTGGSHSSGAVEYLIVGLGNPGERYAHTRHNVGFMAVDTIAKQFGVEIKRSKFKGLTTTCTISGKQCLLLKPTTFMNLSGESVEAAASYYNIPMEHVLVLFDDISLEPSRLRIRRKGSHGGHNGIRNIIDMTGEEDFPRIKIGVGKKPNPNYDLADWVLSSFTSKEMEGISEAIQKAVKATELIIAGEIDKAMNLYNS